The following coding sequences lie in one Myxococcaceae bacterium JPH2 genomic window:
- the cas1c gene encoding type I-C CRISPR-associated endonuclease Cas1: protein MTTALNTLFITVEGTRLNKEGECVVVTIQDEKKAEVPLRHLRSVVCLSRAWLTPELMESCIESGIHVSFFGVTGRFLARVEGVPGGNVLLRRQQFRAADDAARTLELARALVIGKVSNARQFILHARRDAEAAHASELSETAKRLAIHLRTLESVSDLDALRGVEGIAARDYFEAFPALLKKGGAEGFSFEGRNRRPPRDPMNALLSFGYALLLQDCAGALSGVGLDPAVGFLHEERPGRLSLALDLMEEFRAPVVDRLVFSLVNRGQLKPEDFRTEFAGAVLLRDEARKAFLVAYQTAKQAKVRHAFLEQETTWGMAPHLQALLLARTVRGELDAYPPFAMHG from the coding sequence ATGACGACCGCGCTCAACACCTTGTTCATCACTGTGGAAGGGACCCGACTGAATAAGGAGGGGGAGTGCGTGGTCGTCACCATCCAGGACGAGAAGAAGGCCGAGGTGCCCCTGCGGCATCTGCGCTCCGTGGTGTGTCTGTCGCGCGCCTGGCTCACGCCCGAGCTGATGGAGAGCTGCATCGAGTCGGGGATCCACGTGTCCTTCTTCGGGGTGACGGGGCGATTCCTGGCGAGGGTCGAGGGGGTGCCCGGAGGCAATGTCTTGCTGCGAAGGCAGCAGTTCCGAGCCGCGGACGATGCCGCGAGGACCCTGGAGCTGGCGCGGGCCCTCGTGATTGGAAAGGTGTCGAACGCGAGGCAGTTCATCCTCCATGCCCGGCGCGACGCGGAGGCCGCACACGCCTCGGAGCTTTCTGAGACAGCGAAACGACTGGCGATTCATCTGCGGACCCTGGAGTCGGTGTCGGACTTGGATGCGCTGCGCGGAGTGGAGGGCATCGCGGCGCGGGACTATTTCGAGGCGTTCCCCGCACTCCTCAAGAAGGGCGGCGCGGAGGGCTTCTCGTTCGAGGGACGGAACCGGCGTCCCCCGAGAGACCCCATGAACGCCTTGCTCTCATTTGGGTATGCGCTGCTGTTGCAGGACTGTGCGGGTGCCCTGTCGGGCGTCGGGTTGGATCCCGCCGTGGGGTTCTTGCATGAGGAGCGGCCCGGCCGTCTGTCACTGGCGCTGGACCTGATGGAGGAGTTCCGAGCGCCGGTGGTGGATCGACTCGTCTTCTCCTTGGTCAATCGTGGGCAGCTCAAGCCCGAGGACTTCCGGACAGAGTTCGCGGGGGCGGTGTTGCTGCGGGACGAGGCGCGCAAGGCGTTTCTGGTGGCATACCAGACCGCGAAGCAAGCGAAGGTGCGCCACGCGTTCCTGGAGCAGGAGACGACGTGGGGGATGGCGCCTCATCTTCAGGCGCTGTTGCTCGCGCGCACGGTGCGCGGCGAGTTGGATGCCTATCCACCGTTCGCCATGCACGGATGA
- the cas2 gene encoding CRISPR-associated endonuclease Cas2: MKKLTVLICYDVRVSDSEGPRRLRRIARACRDHGVRVQFSVFECILEPKDWVVLRARLLSEFDAAGDSLRFYFLDADTAKRTEHHGVRLPLDVEGPLIL; the protein is encoded by the coding sequence ATGAAGAAGCTCACGGTCTTGATTTGCTATGACGTGCGCGTGTCGGACTCGGAGGGGCCGCGGCGCCTGAGGCGCATCGCGAGGGCCTGCCGAGACCATGGCGTACGAGTCCAGTTCTCCGTGTTCGAGTGCATCCTGGAGCCGAAGGACTGGGTGGTGCTCCGAGCGCGTCTGCTGAGCGAGTTCGACGCAGCCGGGGACAGCCTGCGGTTCTACTTCCTGGACGCGGATACGGCGAAGCGGACCGAGCACCACGGTGTCCGGCTGCCGCTGGATGTCGAGGGACCGCTCATCCTCTAG
- the cas4 gene encoding CRISPR-associated protein Cas4, with amino-acid sequence MERDTWVTLSALQHLLFCERQAALIHVERIWLEDLLTASGRLLHERVDLPGHDSRRTSRVERAVLLGSDRLRVTGRADLVEYLRDATTPSGWRPYPVEVKHGRRKLLDADRVQLCAQALCLEEMHGVEVPEGAIFSGAQHRRHEVRFDAPLRRLTEESIERMHTLLRTQSVPTAVRAPKCDGCSLEPRCLPQVTAGQKRVRDYLRQRVTVET; translated from the coding sequence ATGGAGCGCGACACGTGGGTGACGCTGTCTGCGTTGCAGCACCTGCTGTTCTGTGAGCGGCAGGCGGCGCTCATCCACGTGGAGCGCATCTGGCTGGAGGACCTGCTGACTGCCTCAGGGCGGCTGCTGCACGAGCGTGTGGATCTGCCGGGGCACGACTCCCGGCGCACGAGTCGAGTGGAGCGCGCGGTGCTCCTGGGCTCGGATCGGCTGCGGGTGACGGGGCGCGCGGACCTCGTGGAGTACCTGCGCGATGCGACGACTCCCTCGGGATGGCGGCCGTATCCCGTGGAGGTCAAGCACGGCCGGAGGAAGTTGCTCGACGCGGACCGGGTGCAGCTCTGCGCACAGGCGCTGTGCCTGGAGGAGATGCACGGTGTGGAGGTTCCTGAAGGAGCCATCTTTTCGGGAGCGCAGCACCGGCGTCACGAGGTCCGCTTCGACGCGCCCCTGAGGCGCCTCACCGAGGAGTCCATCGAGCGGATGCATACCCTGCTGCGCACCCAGTCCGTGCCCACCGCCGTGCGAGCCCCGAAATGTGATGGCTGCTCCCTGGAGCCACGATGCTTGCCGCAAGTCACCGCGGGCCAGAAGCGAGTCCGCGATTACTTGAGGCAGCGAGTGACCGTGGAGACCTGA